The genomic DNA GAAGTCAAGAATCTCCAAGAGAAACACTGCGATGCCCAGACTAGAACTGGTGGCAGGACACATGGCAGCAAACATGACCAATAACATGCAACAAGCTCTAACTAGGTGACCCGTTGCTTCCATCAACATATGGATCGACAGTACAGTGGCACTCTATTGGCTGATAAGTCCTGGAAGTGATTGGAAGGTGTTTGTGGCAAATCGAGTCCGGAAGATCGCAACAATAACAGAGAAACTCAATATTTCTTGGAAATATTGCCCAACAGACAAGAACATAGCCGACCTAGGAAGTAGAGGCACATCGGTAAACAAGATGGAGAAAGGGGATTGGTTCACTGGACCCGAGTGGTTACAGCACGAAGAAAAGTGGCCAGAACAACCAACACTAGCACGTTCAACGGAGGCAAGCGAGGAAAAAAAGCCACTGAAAGAGGTTGTAGCGAGCGCTAGTGAACACAAGCCTGACAAGTGGGATCAGTTGTTGCAAGGCAAACCGTACTGGGCTGTACTGAGAGTCACTGCCTGGGCTATATTATTCAAAAATAACACGTTGGCAAAGAAACAGATGAGGAAAAAACGGAAAGGAGCGTTGTGTACTGACGAAATTAGACGAGCCAAGGAACTATGGGTGAGAAGAGCGCAGAAAAGAATTCCGCAAGATACAGAGACACCAGGGTGGAGATTGGTAGAAGATAAAGAAGCAGGCATACTCAAGTGCGTTGGAAGGATTCCTGGTTACAGACCAACTTACCTCGAAGATTGTCAACTGACGCAGAAGTTAATCCGTCATGTTCACGCAAAGATCAAACATTGGGAGTGGCCAACACTATGGCAGAAATAAGGAAAGAATGGTGGATTCCAAAACTAAGATCGAAAGTGAAGAAAATGGTCAACACTTGCAACGTTTGCAGGATTTTCAGCATGAAACCTTATGGAGCTACAGCAGACATGCCACAGTTCCACGTGGAAGCCAGCAGACCCTTTGAGACTACAGGAGTAGATTTTGCTGGACCTATCGCTTTCAAGATCGCAAAGAAGGAGCAGGGAAAGTGTTACATTTTGCTGTTTACTTGTGCCACGTCGAGGGCAGTGCATTTAGAATTGACAAAGACTCCGGCGGCAGAAGAATATCAGAGAAAGTTAAACTTGTTCATAGCCAGGAGAACAAGGCCCAAGGTCATTTTATCAGATAACGCCTCAGTGTTCGAGTCTACAGCAACCTGGTTGAAGAACATCAAGAAGAGCGAAAGGTTACAGGACTACCTGGCCAGACAAGACATAAACTGGCGATTCAACCTATCCAGATCCCCTTGGTGGGCATGTACGAACGGTTGATCAAGGACGTGAAGAAAACCCTGCACAAGACACTGGGCCAGACACACCTTACTTATGAGGAACTCGAGGCTGTGGTTATCGACGTCAAGAAgaatttgaacaactggcccttAACCTACCTTGACAGCAATGGAGGGGAGGAACGAGTGTTAACGCCAAACGGTTTGATGTGGGGGCAAAATGCCCACCCTATTGAGggagaagatgaagaagaaacaaGTGCACTAAACAAGCGGCTGAGGGAGGCTAAAAATCATGCTTGGAAGAGATGGAGACATGAATATGTCCACAGCCTAATGGAGACTCACCGAATAAATCGCAAGACTGCAAAGGTACCAGAAATCGGAGAAATTGCATTGATAGTTGCAGATGAGAAAAATCGAGGAGAGTGGAAAAAGGGAAAGGTCGTACAACATATTCGAGGAAAAGATGGAGTTGTCCGAGGCTTATCGTTGCTTCACAAGGGACACCACATTGACAGACCGCGTAACCTCATCTGCCCATTGGAAATAAGACAGGCAGTAGCGAGCGACAAAGGAGTGCCAACCGCGCAAAGTCAACCACCTTAGCGAATGAGAATCAGAAGGCAAGCAGCTGAAACAGCCAAAGAGAAGATTCGTCAAGTCATTGTGAACTAGGAAGATGACTGAACTTTGTTAGTTCACGGGAACAAGGACTGTTTAAAAATTGAGCTCCACTTAATTTTTAGGGGAGCGTGACTGAAACATGACCAGAAATGTCGTGACACTCATTTAAACCGGATTTGACTCTTTTGGTATCTTATTAGTGTTAGCCTtttttgattgacatttgaaaTCCGAGTAGCTGAAAAAAGAGAGTAGCGaaaatttacttttttgttGAGATCGGTCGGAGAGGAAATGTAGGAGCGGATTGTGATTTAAATAAAAGGACGATTTACGATTTAAGCGAGCTACTTTGTGCCCCACAAGTTCAGTacagttttctctttttttcaaggCACCAGATGAAATGCTAAGTCAAATCCTCATAGAGCACTTAAACTTTGATTGTTGTCTTGGCTTACTAGCCCAATTCCTACTCAAATTGATTAAGTGGAATTCCTAAAGATTCCCGTAAATTCCTAGTCCAAAAATTCCCAAAAGTCACTGAGTTTGGCTAATGGCATAATTTGGAATTCCTAGTTGGAATAACTGCAGGAAAATGTTTCCATATTATTCACTTTATCTTACATTAATACCTTGAGAAATGTTCCCATATTATTCACACTACAGGGAATACCTTGGGAAATGTTCCTATATTATTCACACTATTGCGAATTAACTTCGGGAAATATTTcctttttatttacaattttggaAATAACTTGGGTAAAGTGGTTCCAATAtcattcacaattctgggaataacttgggaatgtgtccatattattcGCAAttttgggaataacttggataaatgttcccataataatcacaattctgggaataacttggggtAAAGGTTTCTATATCAATCAAAATGCTGGGAATAGCTTGGGAaatgtgtccatattattcacaattctggaAATAACTTGGgtaaatgttcccatactaatcacaattctgggaataacttgggtgaaggtttctatatcattcacaatgctgggaataacttgggaaatgtgtccatattattcacaattctgggaataacttggataaatgttctcATATTAATCAcagttctgggaataacttgggcaAATGCTCCCCATAATTCACAATATTGGGAATAATTTGGGAACTGTTCCCATATGTTCACAGCATATGTGGGAGTTTAAGCACTGAGAACGAGAACGGCAACGGCGACGTGAAACCCGCGTGCGGAGGGGAGAGAACCGCGATGTTTCGTGACGATGTAAAAAAATTTAAGCAACAAAACGGCAACGTCAGCTGGCTTTCAGGTTTCCCTAATctcaattttcttgactttactgtataacatttccattttttcgaTACAAAATCAATGTCTTCGCTTAAAGAAGCAAGACAACAGCTTCTACTGAACAACTTTGATGGAGATATCGATGATGAAGAGTTTCTTTTGCTATTCGACATCAACAAATCGGACAACTTGGATCTCCTGTACAAAAACTACGAGAACTTTGACCTTGATTTGCTGGAGGATGATGAGTGCGAGTCGGAATTTAGATTCCACAAGCGGGATATACCCCTACTAGCAGAGGCCTTACAAATACCTGAAAGCATTACTTGCTACCAAAGAAGTGTGTGTAATGGAGTTGAAGCCCTCTGCATCATACTGAAACGCTTGGCCTATCCATGCAGATATTTGGATTTGATACCTAGGTTTGCGAGAGCTGTCCCTGTCCTTTGTCTGATTCATAATCATCTGGTTGATTTCATTTACGAGACCCACAGACACAGGCTTTTACAGTGGAATCAGCAGTTGCTGAATGCGAACACTCTTGAGGAGTACACGGCAGCCATATCGGCGAAAGGCTCTCCACTAGACCACTGTTTCGGATTCATAGACGGAACTGTTAGGCCGATTTGCCGACCCGTCCCAACACCAGGAAATGGAATATAATGGCCACAAGCGAGTTCACAGCATAAAGTTCGAGTCTGTGGCATTTCCCAATGGAATGATAGGAAACATGTTTGGTCCAGTAGGTGGAGGAATATAAATAGGCAcgtttgtacatgtacacagcTTAACATCCGAAAGAATTGGTCACGACAAACTAGTGAACCTAAACTTTAAAATAATCATCTTACCTTTTTTTTAGGACCTGGACTTATAACAAATGCAAAACTCATCTGGGGCAATACGAAATAGAAACCCAGTCGCATTCTGATTCTTATTTAAGCTTATAGTCCCCATCACAATGTGTATGGGCCCTCATCCCATGAGCTGAAAGTGTTAGTCCTAACAAACTAACAGAGAATTTTCGTATAATTTCAGTTATATGCTGTGCAGTGATTTGCCCAGTACACAGCTCCATCCATccttgaaacaacaacaatgaaaaacaaaaaaacccgtTCACCTGCTGTCAGGCCCAATGTAGAGGGACAAAGACCGGGAGAAATTAAGTCCATTGTGACATGAACACTAGTACAAAAAGTAAGATCTCATTTTAAACGCAGTGTTGTTTTCGTAGAGGGAAAACGCCAGGATGCTTTATGCTTCGAGATTCGGGCCTCTTGAATGACCTTGAGCTGCATGCCTTCTCCCCAACCACCGCAGCAGCACGCGCACTCTGCCTGTATGGAGACCCAGCTTACCCACTCAGCAAACACCTGCAAGGCCCCTTCCGTAATACTGTGTATCCTCTGAACGTGCAGANNNNNNNNNNNNNNNNNNNNNNNNNNNNNNNNNNNNNNNNNNNNNNNNNNNNNNNNNNNNNNNNNNNNNNNNNNNNNNNNNNNNNNNNNNNNNNNNNNNNGGGGGCGTATCTCACTTTCTAAATAAATTGTTAAACTGCTAATAATCAGTCTGGCCAAAGTCACCCACAAAGCATTGCAAATTAGTCCTGCAAAGTCCTTAGGAAAGATAAATAACTTCaattcacttcacttcacttcacttcagtGTATGCACGTAGGTGTTCAACGCTGACTTCATTATGACCTCTTCTTCCTCAGAAAGAAACAACTTGTGCCAAGATATCTCACGGAAGGCATTGACCAAGAAGGCTTTGAAGAGAGATTTCATCAATAACTTTATTGGTGAGAAGGCATTTATATTACATGTTGAGTCTTAAAAGGCGATTATCACAATTGTATGCTCTAGGGCATACAATTGTGAATACTTAAGCCAGTAGTAAAAGAATGGAAGAGGATTTGAAACCTGCAGACACATGGTCAAAACTGCAGACTTGGGCATTTCAAGACTTCGTTAAACACATGAATGCCTCTCTTGGCAATTCAAATGTGTGACTTTCCTGTATACATAGTCTGTAACTTCATACAGTTACGTTTAACAAGGAAACACATGAAGTACATTTGTACTGTGTGGCACGGACTCAGTATAAACTCCGGTGGTTTGGAAGAATTGAGAGAAGATCATACAAAACCCAGACTACAGGTTTGTACCTGCCCCAAGAAATTTCTAAGCTCACTGAGGTTGTCTAGGTGTGATGGACATTtccagactgcagactgcctacaaatagcacaTCATTTAAGTATAagtacccatttcaaatagttgctgataaacattattcaAGGTCTAAGAACCCCGTTTTAAAATTGGtgagctttcaataattgttgattTAGAGTCAGTCTGCAGTCTTCAGTCAGCCAAACGTCGGACATCGGGTTTGTATGGGCCTGTGCAAACCAAGTAGTTATTAGTTAAAGTTTTATTCCTTTTGTAAAATCATAATTACTTCAGGACAAGCAAACACAGACAAATGCAGAGATTAAAGGCAAATGTATTGGCAAATACAACATGGAATATGTCTTTTCTCTTTCCCATTTGTAAGCCAGTGTGTCGTTGAAAAATAACACCCAAAAACTGTTTGTTCACTGGCTCTAaaacatgtataattattaatattaaccATTCACCCTTAAACAGGCCATACTTCGTAACATCAGACGGagttactcgtcaatgggggaacCCCTACACCtgtaggagtcaatgggtaaaCAGCTATTAACCAATTGCAACATGTACTATTTGAATTATTCTAGTTGGTGCATTTTAAATAAGCCTAAATTACACGGCCCATTTGGCTTAAAACCAAATAAACGCAGTGATAGTTTCTTAACCTAGTATAAATGAGTTTTAGGGCTCTCACAGGGGAGGTGCACACCAGGCATTAATTACTATAtcctttttcttgattttctgcAGCTCTTCACTTTATTGGAATCCCTCTCTTCCCATTTTTGTGCTTTACTGACAGCCAGTAAAGCTCTGTCAtgactgttttttttcctttatcaaGCCTGTTCTACTATGTATGTTGTGGCCACGCTAGGTAGTTGTGGGTAACAAatataaatttgtaaatttgtctCAAAATTTtatgttctgttctgtttgaAAGTAAGTAGAAGTACATGTAAGTAAGTATTTAAGTTTCCTACTCAAGTAAGACTGGACAAACCATGATGCCAGGTTTTTTTGAGTAGCTTTATATTATTGAAGTAGTATTTTTCAATAGATATATGTCTTTCTAAGTGACAAATTCTAACGTTTCATCAAATATGACATCACGGTAAATTCAGACTTGGGATTCCACAGAAGGAATTTCAAGTTGTGCAAATTAGCTTTATTAAATTACTAGGAATTTCTGGGAATTTCTTGGAATATCTTGGAATAAATGAGGAAAAACTTGGAATTAGACTGAATTTTGGGCAATAGCTGGAATGTTCTTCAACGAGGTCAGAAAAATCAAGAAGAATAGCTTGAAGTAACTGAGAAATAGAAGTGTATGCACATGTGGAcacatttcagataaaccaGACAGAACTATAAAGAAAATGGCTGCttgcatttttgtctgctgtaaaggacctttccctgctgtcccatcaaaTTCCCGAGAGTTCCAACTCACTGAGTTCTTTTAATGGCATAActtggaattcctaggaattccaaaCCCGTTGAGAGACCATATTCGTCAATTTCTAGAAATTACTGAGAACTCCAAGCTTCTCAGGCTTGGCGTATTTGCATATGTGGGAAAAGTTGGGAATTTCACAAGGGAATTCTGGGATTAATTGCTTAGAACTGTACTGGTTAGTGAGAATTCTTTCATATAATCTCctttccattaatttattcaattttaCTTGTTGGCACTTACTGACAACTACATTAACTAATCTCACAAAAATAGTTTCCAACATACATGTAGCAATGACATGGGCATCCTTCACCCTGTCATGCCACCTTGTTTTTATAAGTTAGAAAAGCATTCATGTCAATATTAAAGACCCTTAACAATTCAAAACCCAAATAGACAATTTCAATCAGTTTAACATTCATTATCAGTAAAGGACATGTCCTCTCAGCAGACTACTTTTGCTATGttgacagttgttgttgaagttttttattggtttacaatttttcaaaccagctcaattttaatttttctttgtctaatactCATTATTATAATATGTGAAACAAAGGGAAATTAAAATTGaactagttttaaaaaaatttaaccaggaaaaaaattgtgaaaaactgCATGTATTATACATATCAACAAAGCTGTTTGTTGGTGTTAATTGTGTTGACAGGTGCTGACTGAGGAAATTGTTGTCTATAATTCCCTTTTCCCTATTTCTCTGATACCTTTgattaataaatttattattcctGAACTTCAAAGTTTCCTCAACAAATTGAATTTTTAACAGAAAACTAAAAGTTGCCTAATCTTCATTCAATCTGTATAATATAATGATTTTGGATAGTGATATTAAGAGGCTTTGGACATCATTTAGTTTGTAGTTAACAAAAACCAGGAATGACCTAAATGAGCCACAGCGGTATCTATTAAAAATGATCTAACgtgacctaaaatgagctactGTTACGTAGCTCAACAACAACTGTACAGTATCTAAAATGAGTAGGTcattttatgtcattttatAGATAccgttgtagctcattttaggtcagtttagatcattttagatcattccttgttttagtaactgcGCATTTAGTTCCTCATTACTTCCTGTTTTGTTTAGTGATGATACGATTTGGCTATGGTATGGGACAACTGTACATGCACCAGACTCAAAGATTGGGAAAATTAGAATGAGGGAAATAAAAGGCTTTTGATCTTCAACAATTAAGTTGCCTCTTACCTTTCAAATACGTTTCACAAATGATACCATTTAATTCCTTTTCTGGAAAATTCATTCTGTGCCTCCATGTCCCGATGCCCTTCCTACTCTTTGACACTGCATGAGCCCTATTAAAGGTGTCATTAGAGCGATGTACCCTGAGTTATGTATTTCAAATGCTTGTTAGGGTGCTGCGGTAATACGTTTTTTGATACCTTTTAATTTAGGGAGAGGAGTGTTCACAACTAAGGAATTTTCAAAGGGTCAGTTTCTGCTGGAATACAAAGGAGAACTTATCTCACAAGATGAAGGCTCTTCACGGGAACAATCTTATGATGAAGATTTAggaagtttccttttttttttaaggaaggTTCAAAGAGATTTTGGTAAGACATTTCGCTGCTTAGATATTTTCCCCACATGAAAAAAGTTCTCAATTTTATTGATCTGCCAATAACTGGTACTCTAcaacatagttttttttttgttaattcaaattaaatacttacaaataaactttgttcaaCTCAACTTTTATGAGTTCTGTGAAAAGCTAATAAAGGATGTTTGGGaataattggacaataccagCAATTTTAAAGAAGGCAGGAGGAATgccacttttaattaatttgccGTAATTTAACATCTTCTCTGGCATTGCAAATTAAGTGGTTCTAAAAATGGTCTGTAAAAAATGCCTGGGTGGAAAATGTTTTCACATACTATATGGACATTTATTTAGTTACTATAATGATACATATGCTTTGAGCTTGTGTGTAAATATTATTTGAGGACAACTAGTGGAATATATTACTGACAATAGTTCTGTGATGCTTGCCAAATCtaataattagtattattaCTGGGCTGCCATATATGGCAGTCCAGTTGGAATCTGAGTAGCATTTATCCATTTTATGTTCATTTTCCTGTGTCGGAAATCAGAAAAGTTGCACATTTAATAGAGTCTTTCctatcactcccctgctaaAGATTGTCTGTGTTGCCAGTCTGCCCTCTCCACATATCTTTAGAAGGTTTCAGGGGGCAGTAGAAAGACATAGAATTTATTCGGTAGACATTGTAGAATACTTAATTAAACGGCAATGGCGGCTTTAAGcggatgtaacgcgaatggtgatttactgaaataattattatattatctTTGTTTTATTCTTAAGTACTTGTAAGAATACAGTTCTTCAGTTTAGTTAAAGCAAAAGTATTAAATTACAGTACAAATTTGAAGGAATAAGAGCAACTAATtccttaaaaattaaaaaaagaaatgaacatGCAATTATTTTCCAGTGTTGATGCCACATTCTCAAGTGGACTTGGAAGACTTGTTAATGATGCATTTCCAAACAAACCCAATTGCAATTGTGCGATGAGAAAAATTAAAGAGGGACCATTGATTTATCTTGCACTTTATGCACTGCGGGATATCATGATTGGTGAGGAATTACGCTATGACTATGGAGTGAAAGACCTTCCGTGGCGCAACCTGCATGCTGAAGGTAATGAAATGTCTTTTAATGGATTAAATTATAGCAGTTTTTATGTGTTCATGAGTAAGAATAGTGAATGTCTTAAGTAACTCACTGGTAAATTTCTAttatttcaagttatttttgtCTGGTTTTTTGAACATTATCCATGAGTTTCACAGATTTTTACACTGAGGATGAACAATATACCAGTGCACACACTCTGGATCCACGTataaaatttaagcaataaacTTGAATTGAACATTTGCTCCCTTATCTTTCAGGAATGTAATGATTTTTTACAAAATTCatgcacatacatgtagttaataattttatttagaagTCCTGGGACATGACACTCATTCACAGTAAACCATTCAACCATTACCTGATGGAAGTGAATTTAAGTTACTTTATGGGAACATGGGAAGATAATTTCACCGCTCACACTGGAAATCTCATCTTTCACTTTTTACACTTTAAGTTAACAATTACTGtaaatttattaatttaatgtttTCATATTAACCCAATTCCTTTCACTTCTAGAAGGGCGTTACTAATTTTTTATAAACGGAatggaacggaacggaataaTACCGGAATAACAccggaatgaaacgaaatgaacaagaatggtaccggaatataccggaacgagccggaatgacacaggaatgaggcggaatgacacccaaataaaGCGGAATATTAACTggaatgaacctgaaaatgccaaCATTTGGTGTTTTAGTTAGCGCTAACGGATTTTCGTTTGTTTCAGTCAGTTTTTGTTGTGTCATGTGATTCCCTAAAAGGgaattgcatgtgtttttgccttttgtaacatttggaacACTTTGATCACgagaaaaatttgacaggtatatCTGTCGTGTCAAGTACAGACAGTAACAGtagcaagagaaacagaatgtcattctaattgtttttgtctatggatCTCGGAGGTGGTTTTCACTGTGCGAGTCAGAAAACCCGTGAACATTTTGATTTCATTCTGACAGGTCAATTGTGTATTGACCAATCATAATCAAGTTCAGCGAACCAGAAACTAATTACTGTTGCTGCTTGCCTACTTCCCACGACCCTCACGTGATGGAGATATACGGAAATAGATTCGCGCAAATGGCCGGAAGcctctttttctcttctcgaTTGTTGTCAATAATGCCATCGAACCTGAACGCactgtttccttgtttgaagatagaagtcagaagcacagaaaaaagattGATCGTTGATAACATATTTACATGAAGGATTGTGAGAACATATCGTGACTCGTTCGGCAAGCCTTGGTACTTCCCCTTTAATGTAAACTGTTTTTTTGTCAGTCTCTCTATTCTGCAACAATTATTCATTCACTGTCTGCATGGaatgataaaaattactttttgttccttgtcatCCCGGTCCACGCTCATCAGCTTGATTCTGGTGtccttctggtttattctgccttattctgccttattctgttgtcattccacctcgttccggtatattccggtaccattcttgtttattccgTCTCATTCTGGTGTCATTCggttttattccagagtcattctgccttgttccggcatattttggttcattccggtatattccgctttatttttgtttattccggtatattccgttccaTTCCGTTCCATTCCaggtgtttagtaacgcccctTATAGAAGTGAGGgttaagattttactctggctatATATAACGCCAGATTATTTTACGTGTACTCAGCAATTGACAGGAGCAGTGCACTGTAGGACGGTATGAATGGGTTATTGGATACCAGTACGTATTATTGTACTTGATGCTTACACTGGTGACTGGTCTTTCTCTTTTTAGCTAATTGTCTACATAGTTTGCATGTAATTGGTTTGATGTAGGTCTTATAATGGAAAACTCTCTTTATATTTTATGTCCCCATTATCAGCGCATTTTGTGCTCTTTTTTGTatgtatgtccccattaacccatgATGAACTCCTAGAAGTGAGACTTTACTCAGTGGGATTTTACTCAGGCTTAAagcccagacgattttacttggtGATTTATGGGGACACTTAAGTTGGGAATGGGTTAAACTctttttacattaatttttatgtccCCATTATCAGCGCgttttgtgctcttttttttATGTATGTCGATCCCCATTAACCCATGATGAACTGCTAGAAGTGAGACAGACTTAATGGATTTTACTCAGGCTTAAagcccagacgattttactcggtGATTTGTGGGGACACTTAAATTGGGAATGGGTTAAATGGATACTAGTGAATAACAGTATTCTAACTTGTGCTTGTTGCTGTACACCtgagtctttttctttttagctGATTGCAGTCTTTAATTACATGAAGGatgtaataatattgttttactgTAGgtctttaatacatgtacatgtataacggaaaactttctttgtatTCTAAGGTGAATATTATATGGACCAGAACCAAAGTGATTTAATTCATTTTCTATAACAGAAAGCATCCTTGTGGAACATAGTTATCTTTTGGAGAGTGCTCAAGAAGGCGCTAATTTGAATGGTGGCTTGAGTGCCAATCTGGAAGTGCAGAGTGAAAAAGCCAAGCAAAACCAAGTCAATGTACCCTTTCCAATAAATATATCAACATCTCCAGAGATCTCTTCTATGAATCAAAATAACTGTATTTCCTTGAAGTCCTATCAACGATTTCAACAGTGGAAGCCTGACCTGGACAAAAAAGAATGCTGGATAAATGACGAGGTGAATACACGTACCTCAAGTTGGTTTCTACAGACTATGTAAAATTCATTTGAACATGACAtgataatatttaatattatcATGTCATGTTCAAATGAATCTATTATTATGATAGGCATAATTTCATTTTAAGTTATGAAAGAACACAATAGTGCAAATCACAGtgttataaaattattatatacTGTACTGTACAATACTGACAGTAAACTGTATGTACAAATA from Montipora foliosa isolate CH-2021 chromosome 7, ASM3666993v2, whole genome shotgun sequence includes the following:
- the LOC138011215 gene encoding uncharacterized protein → MVNTCNVCRIFSMKPYGATADMPQFHVEASRPFETTGVDFAGPIAFKIAKKEQGKCYILLFTCATSRAVHLELTKTPAAEEYQRKLNLFIARRTRPKIPLVGMYERLIKDVKKTLHKTLGQTHLTYEELEAVVIDVKKNLNNWPLTYLDSNGGEERVLTPNGLMWGQNAHPIEGEDEEETSALNKRLREAKNHAWKRWRHEYVHSLMETHRINRKTAKVPEIGEIALIVADEKNRGEWKKGKVVQHIRGKDGVVRGLSLLHKGHHIDRPRNLICPLEIRQAVASDKGVPTAQSQPP